From one Gossypium hirsutum isolate 1008001.06 chromosome D08, Gossypium_hirsutum_v2.1, whole genome shotgun sequence genomic stretch:
- the LOC107932845 gene encoding protein EFFECTOR OF TRANSCRIPTION 2, which produces MKKNARYKVAQTNTTVLSHKEDPIPMGAAKLADVVTRFNREDHKRTKHDSQFSKWKVLIGPHDWEDHSVGKEGVARYRAENLPKTASSGLYELAINKPSSKDHNGKLDSDKVLVVYLGEADNVRSRLQQYGRTGAHLGRNDSGDNKVCGCFEDIFARGYSIVYRWAPMENKADARRTEAQLLTTFDYAWNKGSNGVRRHDDILQKLDKHASNLMKLANFSKKHLPFLQKQVGIKIKASKLVSDDNEFGKYKNGENHNFLLQVFNFSRSRPRLVSNHGGSNENETFSCGVVLDDGSICKRPPVEGRKRCAEHKGKKTTGSSMGLSMKSQPHKEDYPEIEHCSPICGVAMDDGSLCRRQPVSGRKRCDLHKGRRIYSSDSEITRFQTMPYAVFNSYSDEEASVLYENHTGMTITTLVSGLDETSPSHVFDRNSSLNSSNCSIPICGVPTCNGTPCKRTGNGNGRCWQHR; this is translated from the exons ATGAAAAAAAACGCCCGTTATAAAGTGGCGCAAACAAATACAACGGTTCTTTCCCACAAGGAAGATCCAATCCCAATGGGAGCGGCTAAATTGGCCGATGTGGTCACCAGATTCAACCGTGAAGATCACAAACGAACCAAGCACGACTCTCAGTTCTCCAAATGGAAG GTTCTAATTGGTCCTCATGATTGGGAAGACCATTCAGTGGGGAAAGAAGGAGTGGCTAGATACAGGGCTGAAAATCTCCCCAAAACTGCAAGCTCAGGTCTTTATGAGCTTGCTATAAATAAACCTTCGAGCAAGGACCATAATGGCAAGCTTGACTCAGACAAGGTTTTGGTGGTTTATCTTGGGGAGGCTGATAATGTCAGGTCAAGGCTACAACAATATGGCCGTACAGGTGCTCATTTGGGTAGAAATGACTCGGGGGATAATAAAGTATGTGGCTGCTTTGAGGACATTTTTGCTAGAGGCTACTCTATTGTTTACAGATGGGCTCCT ATGGAAAACAAGGCAGATGCTCGGAGAACTGAAGCTCAGCTTCTCACTACTTTTGATTATGCATGGAATAAAGGCTCAAACGGTGTACGTCGTCACGATGATATCCTTCAAAAACTAGATAAGCATGCATCAAATCTTATGAAATTAGCCAATTTCTCCAAAAAGCATCTGCCCTTCCTTCAAAAGCAAGTAGGCATCAAAATCAAAGCAAGCAAGCTAGTTTCGGACGACAATGAGTTTGGCAAATACAAAAATGGAGAGAACCACAACTTTTTGCTTCAAGTTTTCAACTTCAGCAGATCCCGGCCTCGGTTGGTTTCGAATCATGGTGGCTCCAACGAGAACGAAACCTTCTCTTGTGGGGTGGTtttagatgatggttcgatttgtAAAAGGCCACCGGTTGAAGGAAGAAAACGATGCGCTGAACACAAGGGAAAGAAAACTACAGGGTCTTCCATGGGGTTGAGTATGAAATCACAACCGCATAAAGAGGACTATCCCGAAATCGAGCATTGTAGTCCTATTTGTGGGGTTGCCATGGATGATGGTTCTCTTTGTAGAAGGCAACCCGTTTCCGGGAGAAAAAGATGTGATTTGCATAAAGGGAGGAGAATTTATAGCTCCGATTCCGAGATAACAAGATTTCAAACAATGCCATATGCTGTTTTCAATTCATATTCTGATGAAGAAGCTTCAGTTTTATATGAAAATCATACGGGGATGACGATTACCACTCTTGTTTCCGGATTAGACGAAACGAGTCCATCCCATGTTTTCGACAGGAATTCAAGTCTCAACAGCAGCAATTGTAGTATACCCATTTGTGGAGTACCTACCTGCAATGGTACTCCCTGCAAGAGAACAGGTAATGGAAATGGAAG GTGTTGGCAGCACCGATAG